A genome region from Solirubrobacter pauli includes the following:
- a CDS encoding glycosyl hydrolase, giving the protein MLRVGLLIVVLLAVAAPSARAAVPVGLADQQASALVDPRFTALGLRSARVVTPWDAALGESAELDRWLRTAHGLGVDAFVSFGRRVGEDCRTGPCRLPSADEYRAAFLAFRARWPWVTTFGTWNEANHPGQPTANAPTATARLYETLAAACAECRVVAPEVLDIDSMLGWLQRFRAAARPQPRLWGLHNYGDVTRGSTTATEALLAAVPGEVWLTETGGIVRADRWPYDEGRARLGVLRALRLADAHPDRIGRVFLYQWRAAWWEPWDAGLIRPDGTPRPGYAVLADYVDVPAPPVVERLPDGTEVPVRDVPLWEDGPAPRGDEPARRKDAATPDAVTIVRRARVSRAGVASVRVACPARALRPCTSRLSVRTRVHRGRSVALGRDREQVRPGRAVTLSVRLPKARRRLIRSGHTTSIVARVEAGWRRDFVVRCPR; this is encoded by the coding sequence GTGCTCCGCGTCGGATTGCTCATCGTGGTGCTGCTCGCCGTGGCAGCGCCGTCGGCTCGCGCCGCCGTGCCGGTCGGCCTGGCGGACCAGCAGGCGTCGGCGCTCGTCGACCCGCGCTTCACCGCCCTCGGGTTGCGCAGCGCGCGGGTGGTGACGCCGTGGGACGCCGCCCTGGGCGAGTCGGCGGAGCTCGATCGCTGGCTGCGTACCGCGCACGGCCTCGGGGTCGACGCGTTCGTGTCGTTCGGGCGCCGCGTCGGCGAGGACTGCCGCACCGGGCCGTGCCGGCTTCCGAGCGCCGACGAGTACCGCGCCGCGTTCCTCGCCTTCCGCGCGCGCTGGCCATGGGTGACGACGTTCGGCACCTGGAACGAGGCCAACCACCCCGGGCAGCCGACGGCCAACGCGCCGACCGCCACCGCGCGCCTGTACGAGACGCTCGCCGCCGCCTGCGCCGAGTGCCGCGTCGTCGCCCCGGAGGTGCTCGACATCGACAGCATGCTCGGCTGGCTCCAGCGCTTCCGCGCCGCGGCGCGGCCCCAGCCGCGGCTGTGGGGGCTGCACAACTACGGGGACGTGACGCGCGGCTCGACGACCGCGACGGAGGCGCTGCTCGCGGCCGTGCCCGGCGAGGTCTGGCTGACCGAGACCGGCGGCATCGTCCGGGCGGACCGCTGGCCGTACGACGAGGGCCGCGCGCGGCTCGGCGTCCTGCGCGCGCTGCGGCTGGCGGACGCGCATCCCGACCGCATCGGGCGCGTGTTCCTCTACCAATGGCGCGCCGCCTGGTGGGAGCCGTGGGATGCCGGCCTGATCCGCCCCGACGGCACGCCCCGTCCCGGCTACGCCGTGCTCGCGGACTACGTGGACGTGCCCGCGCCGCCCGTCGTCGAGCGCCTTCCGGACGGCACCGAGGTACCCGTGCGCGACGTTCCGCTGTGGGAGGACGGCCCGGCGCCGCGCGGCGACGAGCCCGCGCGGCGCAAGGACGCCGCCACGCCGGACGCGGTGACGATCGTCCGCCGGGCGCGGGTCAGCCGCGCCGGCGTGGCGAGCGTCCGCGTGGCGTGTCCGGCGCGCGCGCTCCGACCGTGCACGAGCCGCCTGAGCGTCCGCACCCGGGTCCATCGGGGCCGTTCCGTGGCGCTCGGCCGTGACCGCGAGCAGGTGCGCCCGGGCCGGGCGGTGACGCTGTCGGTGCGCTTGCCGAAGGCTCGCCGGCGGCTGATCCGGAGCGGGCACACGACCTCGATCGTCGCCCGGGTCGAGGCCGGCTGGCGCCGCGACTTCGTGGTCCGCTGCCCCCGGTGA
- a CDS encoding gamma-glutamyltransferase family protein: MASRGVVAAGHPLTAQAGADILRAGGNAVDAALAALMMSLMAEPLLTGLGAGGYMLVAPPGREPVLLDFMVASPSHGDRSPLDAVVLDFGDAVQLFHIGASSCGVYGVPAGIAEASARFGSVPLRDLAAPAIKAAREGIVTNASQALLWQLLAPIAFATPESRARYQLDGAAPREGDVVRDLDLADAIERLASEGAAPFYTGEVGAAVSDWVLERGGTLARADLAAYATLPREPVRVRYHGREVLTNPPPSAGGLLIAYALALLERGANKPDSAALVAAMETAQAERTDAFLDHLHEPGFADTFMSSRLGSTTHVSALDADGWACSVTTTNGEGSGLVVPGTGIHVNNMMGEQDLSPAGWFTHPPGRRLPSMMAPTIVLEDGRPELVVGSAGSNRIRSAILQVIVNAIDHGMDAQPAVDAPRLHFEDGLVYAEPGIDGASLEAAGRSLAWFRERNLFFGGCQAAERHHGTGSFSGGGDPRRGGAVVAV; encoded by the coding sequence GTGGCTAGCCGCGGAGTCGTCGCGGCGGGCCACCCGCTCACCGCCCAAGCCGGCGCGGACATCCTCCGCGCCGGCGGCAACGCGGTCGACGCGGCGCTGGCCGCGCTGATGATGTCGTTGATGGCCGAGCCGCTCCTGACGGGGCTCGGCGCCGGCGGCTACATGCTCGTCGCGCCACCTGGCCGTGAGCCGGTGCTGCTGGACTTCATGGTCGCGTCGCCCTCGCACGGCGACCGCTCGCCGCTGGACGCGGTGGTGCTCGACTTCGGCGACGCGGTCCAGCTGTTCCACATCGGCGCGTCCTCGTGCGGCGTGTACGGCGTCCCGGCGGGGATCGCGGAGGCGTCCGCGCGGTTCGGCAGCGTGCCGCTGCGGGATCTCGCCGCGCCCGCGATCAAGGCCGCGCGCGAGGGGATCGTGACGAACGCGTCGCAGGCGCTGCTGTGGCAGCTGCTCGCGCCGATCGCGTTCGCCACGCCGGAGTCCCGCGCCCGCTACCAGCTCGACGGCGCAGCGCCACGCGAGGGCGACGTGGTCCGCGACCTCGATCTCGCGGACGCGATCGAGCGGCTCGCGAGCGAGGGGGCCGCGCCGTTCTACACGGGCGAGGTGGGCGCCGCCGTGTCGGACTGGGTGCTCGAGCGCGGCGGCACGCTCGCGCGCGCGGACCTCGCCGCCTACGCGACGCTGCCGCGCGAGCCCGTCCGCGTCCGCTACCACGGCCGCGAGGTGCTCACGAACCCGCCGCCGAGCGCGGGCGGGCTGCTGATCGCCTACGCGCTCGCTCTGCTCGAGCGCGGGGCGAACAAGCCGGACTCCGCCGCGCTGGTCGCGGCGATGGAGACGGCCCAGGCCGAGCGCACCGACGCCTTCCTCGACCACCTGCACGAGCCGGGCTTCGCGGACACCTTCATGAGCTCACGGCTCGGCTCGACGACGCACGTGTCCGCGCTCGACGCCGACGGCTGGGCGTGTAGCGTCACGACCACCAACGGCGAGGGCTCCGGGCTCGTCGTCCCCGGCACCGGCATCCACGTCAACAACATGATGGGCGAGCAGGACCTGTCGCCCGCGGGCTGGTTCACGCACCCGCCGGGCCGCCGGCTGCCGTCGATGATGGCGCCGACGATCGTGCTCGAGGACGGGCGGCCCGAGCTGGTCGTGGGCAGCGCCGGCTCCAACCGGATCCGGAGCGCGATCCTGCAGGTGATCGTCAACGCGATCGACCACGGGATGGACGCGCAGCCCGCGGTCGACGCTCCCCGGCTGCACTTCGAGGACGGCCTCGTCTACGCCGAGCCGGGCATCGACGGCGCCTCGCTGGAAGCCGCCGGCCGGTCGCTCGCGTGGTTCCGCGAGCGCAACCTGTTCTTCGGCGGCTGCCAGGCGGCGGAGCGCCACCACGGCACGGGCTCGTTCAGCGGGGGCGGGGATCCGCGTCGGGGCGGCGCGGTCGTTGCCGTCTGA
- the ftsZ gene encoding cell division protein FtsZ, translating to MSEPHQEEQQPQVPERATPVQPPTPQERLRHAFSTDVPGDMMAPPAEEPAATAAPVEPPSSASDYTWGSARDERVGTPQLRVVGVGGGGVNAVNRMIEAGVSGVEFLALNTDAQSLQSSSAHLTLQIGADITRGLGSGSDPERGRASAMEDYDRIKSLLKGSDMVFITAGEGGGTGTGAAPVVARVARELGALTVGIVTKPFGFEGSRRLQAAESGITALAEEVDTLIVVPNNKLLSVLDKQTSMVEAFRVADDVLRQGVQGISDLITLPGLINLDFADVRTIMSDAGNALLGIGMGTGDKRALEAATQATTSPLLETTLEGAKAILLSITGGRDLSLWEVNEAARAVQETAHPDANIIFGAMVDDKLDEDEVWVTVVATGYETAATRPSEGSRASFREPAGEPRVTRTRERETASARPSRPTDVDVPEFIPRF from the coding sequence GTGTCAGAACCGCATCAGGAAGAGCAGCAGCCGCAGGTCCCCGAGCGCGCGACGCCGGTGCAGCCGCCGACGCCGCAGGAGCGCCTCCGGCACGCCTTCAGCACCGACGTCCCGGGCGACATGATGGCCCCGCCGGCCGAGGAGCCCGCCGCCACGGCGGCCCCGGTCGAGCCGCCGTCGTCGGCCTCCGACTACACGTGGGGCTCGGCGCGCGACGAGCGCGTCGGCACGCCGCAGCTGCGCGTCGTCGGCGTGGGCGGGGGCGGCGTGAACGCCGTCAACCGCATGATCGAGGCGGGCGTGAGCGGCGTCGAGTTCCTCGCGCTCAACACGGACGCCCAGTCGCTGCAGTCGTCCTCGGCGCACCTGACGCTCCAGATCGGCGCGGACATCACGCGCGGGCTGGGCTCGGGCTCTGACCCGGAGCGCGGCCGCGCGTCCGCGATGGAGGACTACGACCGCATCAAGTCCCTGCTCAAGGGCTCGGACATGGTGTTCATCACCGCCGGCGAAGGCGGCGGCACGGGCACGGGCGCCGCGCCCGTCGTCGCCCGCGTCGCGCGTGAGCTCGGTGCGCTGACGGTCGGCATCGTGACCAAGCCGTTCGGCTTCGAGGGCTCGCGTCGCCTGCAGGCGGCCGAGTCGGGCATCACGGCGCTCGCCGAAGAGGTCGACACCCTCATCGTCGTCCCGAACAACAAGCTGCTGTCCGTCCTGGACAAGCAGACGTCGATGGTCGAGGCGTTCCGCGTCGCCGACGACGTGCTGCGCCAGGGCGTCCAGGGCATCTCCGACCTGATCACGCTCCCGGGCCTGATCAACCTCGACTTCGCGGACGTCCGGACGATCATGTCGGACGCCGGCAACGCGCTGCTCGGCATCGGCATGGGCACGGGCGACAAGCGCGCGCTCGAGGCGGCCACCCAGGCCACCACGTCGCCGCTGCTGGAGACCACGCTCGAGGGCGCCAAGGCGATCCTGCTGTCCATCACGGGCGGCCGGGACCTGTCGCTGTGGGAGGTCAACGAGGCGGCTCGCGCCGTCCAGGAGACCGCGCACCCGGACGCGAACATCATCTTCGGCGCGATGGTCGACGACAAGCTCGACGAGGACGAGGTCTGGGTCACGGTCGTGGCCACGGGCTACGAGACGGCCGCGACGCGCCCGTCCGAGGGCAGCCGCGCCTCGTTCCGTGAGCCGGCCGGCGAGCCGCGGGTAACCCGTACGCGTGAGCGTGAGACCGCATCGGCCCGTCCGTCGCGTCCGACCGACGTCGACGTTCCCGAGTTCATCCCGAGATTTTGA
- a CDS encoding ParA family protein encodes MAKVIAFANQKGGVAKTTTTLNLAAAFAETGHRVLCVDMDPQGNLSMSQGIDPETLEKSMFDVLVHDMPIREVTYRCEVDVAAASIDLAGAEIAMSVKIGRERSLDKALRAVSDDYDFVCIDTPPSLGLLTVNALTAADKVIVPVQCEYLSMRGLLQLQHTLEMIRENLNPTVDIMGILPTMVDTRTLHAQEALEILEENFGNRVFGARIKKTVRFAEAPVKGMSVLKYDPTGQAADAYRRLAKEVLSNG; translated from the coding sequence GTGGCCAAGGTGATCGCCTTTGCCAATCAGAAGGGTGGGGTCGCGAAGACGACGACCACCCTGAACCTCGCCGCGGCCTTTGCCGAGACGGGTCATCGCGTGCTGTGCGTGGACATGGATCCGCAGGGCAATCTGTCGATGTCGCAGGGCATCGATCCCGAGACGCTCGAGAAGTCGATGTTCGACGTGCTGGTGCACGACATGCCGATCCGCGAGGTGACGTACCGCTGTGAAGTGGACGTCGCGGCAGCCTCGATCGACCTCGCCGGCGCCGAGATCGCGATGTCCGTGAAGATCGGCCGCGAACGTTCACTGGACAAGGCTCTGCGCGCAGTTTCCGACGATTACGACTTCGTGTGCATCGATACGCCGCCGTCTCTGGGACTCTTGACGGTGAATGCGCTCACGGCAGCCGACAAGGTCATCGTCCCCGTGCAGTGCGAGTATCTCTCGATGCGCGGGCTGCTCCAGCTCCAGCACACGCTTGAAATGATCCGCGAGAACCTCAACCCCACCGTCGACATCATGGGCATCCTCCCGACGATGGTGGACACGCGGACGCTGCACGCGCAGGAAGCGCTCGAGATCCTGGAGGAGAACTTCGGGAACCGGGTGTTCGGGGCGCGCATCAAGAAGACGGTCCGCTTCGCGGAAGCGCCCGTGAAGGGGATGTCGGTCCTCAAGTACGACCCGACTGGACAAGCGGCAGACGCGTATCGCCGGCTGGCGAAGGAGGTGCTCTCGAATGGGTAG
- a CDS encoding DUF4157 domain-containing protein, producing the protein MSTDPQRLHEHEKPRAPKPEEQREDAAAPLHNLVSNVGNRAFGGAIAARQGAGITEGGQVHSSVQSKIDSTRGAGQGLDSGVSNKLSPQLGDLSDVRVHTGDYANDLNHAVSAKAFATGSDVYFGKDQYKPGTSDGDKLIAHELAHVVQQRGAPTSGPLTVSNPGDAMENEADAVADKVSK; encoded by the coding sequence GTGAGCACTGATCCGCAGCGCCTCCACGAGCACGAGAAGCCGCGGGCTCCGAAGCCCGAGGAGCAGCGCGAGGATGCGGCCGCGCCGCTGCACAACCTCGTCTCCAACGTCGGCAACCGGGCGTTCGGCGGCGCGATCGCGGCCCGCCAGGGCGCGGGGATCACCGAGGGCGGCCAGGTCCACTCGTCCGTGCAGTCGAAGATCGACTCCACGCGCGGCGCCGGCCAGGGCCTCGACAGCGGCGTCTCCAACAAGCTCTCGCCGCAGCTCGGCGACCTGTCGGATGTCCGGGTCCATACCGGCGACTACGCCAACGACCTCAACCACGCCGTGTCCGCGAAGGCGTTCGCGACCGGCAGCGACGTCTACTTCGGCAAGGACCAGTACAAGCCGGGCACGTCGGACGGCGACAAGCTGATCGCGCACGAGCTCGCCCACGTCGTCCAGCAGCGCGGCGCGCCGACCAGCGGCCCGCTCACCGTCTCGAATCCTGGCGACGCCATGGAGAACGAGGCGGACGCAGTCGCAGACAAAGTCAGTAAGTGA
- a CDS encoding ATP-binding protein, protein MTEISFGFIDRRVMAAVERVAASDPDPGDPFRGLYISDEVALRLSHGEGSADSDGRLQEVVRALGLDLLEAAVLAVCSATELNPRYGRLYAYLQDDVTRKLPSPRLVGQLLEGEGLTPADVMVAFDAGGRLRSLGALKLLGDAQTPLAERPIKIADRLAAVLLGGRMDESPQPTRLRLIDLPAHDPGRAEAVEMMAALLARPSHLPIVLAGPDADTLIATALGRPLVAVHVRDLGDKDVMAEAALISALEDRPIVFEGLEDVEPADRARTLRAIEARPERTVLAAPTRTAALALGERTVLLVEAGPPSFAERRQAWADLTGVADTDDVAAKFRLSMTQIIEAAEVARLSAVARGLETPERSDLDAGARQASSSKLGELAARLPPGYKWEDLVVPPKQTEQLQSISAYLRHRDRVLSDWGYERTVSRTQGLKVLFAGESGTGKTMGSQVIAAELGLEIFRVDLATTVSKYIGETEKNLDRIFGAAEGSNAILFFDEADALFGKRSETSDSHDRYANIEVAYLLQKMEGYPGAVILATNFRRNIDDAFIRRLDFVIDFPFPEKEDRKRIWQKVLPPEAPLADDIDLDFLAEKFKLSGGAIRNCSLAGAFEAADDDSPIGMRHLVRAVANEYGKQGRLTLEADFGSFHEVIKVGAKAAAGNGFR, encoded by the coding sequence GTGACGGAGATCTCCTTCGGCTTCATCGACCGCCGGGTGATGGCGGCGGTCGAGCGGGTGGCCGCGTCGGACCCCGATCCCGGCGATCCGTTCCGCGGCCTGTACATCTCCGACGAGGTCGCGCTGCGGCTCTCGCACGGCGAGGGCTCGGCCGACTCGGACGGCCGGCTGCAGGAGGTCGTCCGCGCGCTCGGGCTGGACCTGCTCGAGGCGGCCGTGCTGGCGGTGTGCTCGGCGACCGAGCTCAACCCGCGCTACGGGCGGCTGTACGCCTACCTGCAGGACGACGTCACGCGCAAGCTGCCGTCACCGCGCCTGGTCGGGCAGCTGCTCGAGGGTGAGGGGCTCACGCCCGCGGACGTGATGGTGGCCTTCGACGCCGGCGGCCGGCTCCGCTCGCTCGGGGCGCTGAAGCTGCTCGGCGACGCGCAGACGCCGCTGGCCGAGCGTCCGATCAAGATCGCCGACCGGCTCGCGGCCGTGCTGCTCGGCGGCCGGATGGACGAGTCGCCGCAGCCGACCCGCCTGCGGCTGATCGACCTGCCCGCGCACGACCCGGGGCGCGCCGAGGCGGTCGAGATGATGGCCGCGCTGCTCGCGCGCCCCTCGCACCTGCCGATCGTGCTCGCCGGCCCGGACGCCGACACGCTGATCGCGACCGCGCTCGGCCGGCCGCTGGTCGCGGTGCACGTGCGCGACCTGGGCGACAAGGACGTGATGGCCGAGGCCGCGCTGATCAGCGCGCTCGAGGACCGGCCGATCGTCTTCGAGGGCCTCGAGGACGTCGAGCCCGCCGACCGCGCGCGGACGCTGCGCGCGATCGAGGCGCGGCCCGAGCGCACCGTCCTCGCCGCCCCCACGCGCACCGCCGCGCTGGCCCTGGGCGAGCGGACCGTGCTGCTGGTCGAGGCCGGCCCGCCGTCGTTCGCCGAGCGCCGCCAGGCGTGGGCGGACCTGACCGGCGTGGCCGACACCGACGACGTCGCCGCCAAGTTCCGGCTCTCGATGACGCAGATCATCGAGGCCGCCGAGGTGGCGCGCCTGTCCGCGGTCGCGCGCGGGCTCGAGACGCCCGAGCGCAGCGACCTCGACGCCGGCGCGCGCCAGGCCTCCTCCTCCAAGCTGGGCGAGCTCGCCGCGCGCCTGCCTCCGGGCTACAAGTGGGAGGACCTCGTCGTCCCGCCGAAGCAGACCGAGCAGCTGCAGTCGATCAGCGCCTACCTGCGCCACCGCGACCGCGTGCTGTCCGACTGGGGCTATGAGCGCACGGTGTCGAGGACGCAGGGCCTGAAGGTGCTGTTCGCGGGCGAGTCGGGCACGGGCAAGACGATGGGCTCGCAGGTGATCGCGGCCGAGCTGGGCCTGGAGATCTTCCGCGTGGACCTGGCCACCACGGTGTCCAAGTACATCGGTGAGACCGAGAAGAACCTGGACCGCATCTTCGGCGCTGCCGAGGGCTCGAACGCGATCCTGTTCTTCGACGAGGCCGACGCCCTGTTCGGCAAGCGCTCGGAGACCAGCGACTCGCACGACCGCTACGCGAACATCGAGGTCGCCTACCTGCTGCAGAAGATGGAGGGCTACCCGGGCGCCGTCATCCTCGCGACGAACTTCCGCCGCAACATCGACGACGCGTTCATCCGCCGCCTGGACTTCGTGATCGACTTCCCGTTCCCGGAGAAGGAGGACCGCAAGCGGATCTGGCAGAAGGTCCTGCCGCCCGAGGCCCCGCTCGCGGACGACATCGACCTCGACTTCCTCGCCGAGAAGTTCAAGCTCTCCGGCGGCGCGATCCGCAACTGCTCGCTCGCCGGCGCCTTCGAGGCCGCCGACGACGACTCGCCGATCGGCATGCGCCACCTCGTCCGGGCCGTCGCCAACGAGTACGGCAAGCAGGGCCGCCTCACGCTCGAGGCCGACTTCGGCTCGTTCCACGAGGTGATCAAGGTCGGCGCGAAGGCCGCCGCCGGCAACGGATTCCGCTAG
- a CDS encoding NfeD family protein: MDGEQTVVTAERAPAITPPTAVPAGGPPLAAPSVGPMGAASVLALQRTAGNAAVARAIATDAIRPVAPQLLREPAPVAAKDADRKREAERLRGHTEGLNRVTSAATSAHAALRSATTSSLASVDAIASTFSDATEHFRMAYGSHQRVVARAEQAAAEAGAIRDAVLGVAIGVVAAFKVVPIIEAVTARKLLVETGGELAELGISKGLDAGVEAVGGEQASPPSLTPEAMELEQARELVTLYRDLAKLQTGPDAASIALACKDVIIEIERYEDGRSRFSAEKIDRFVAALAEKEKQAGEVKEKSAAFQKEVAAKLREVRGKGKVSGPRDMLEDIWTQWLADGGNPHHPIIAKELIELGILSAEGEFADLQYRKGDVLADDAAMASTVRAMRGKTGVAHTDLGPGGKVDVEGQLWQAVASAEIRAGTPVRVSGVSRPDERLAGHGNWVASQTTITLTVVSDEDERPADAG, translated from the coding sequence ATGGATGGTGAGCAGACCGTAGTCACGGCGGAACGCGCCCCCGCCATCACCCCGCCCACCGCCGTCCCGGCCGGCGGACCGCCCCTCGCGGCGCCGTCCGTCGGCCCGATGGGCGCCGCGAGCGTGCTCGCGCTCCAGCGGACCGCCGGCAACGCCGCGGTCGCGCGAGCGATCGCGACCGACGCGATCCGCCCGGTGGCGCCGCAGCTCCTGCGCGAGCCCGCGCCCGTCGCGGCCAAGGACGCCGACCGCAAGCGTGAGGCCGAGCGCCTGAGGGGCCATACCGAGGGGCTCAACCGGGTGACGAGCGCCGCCACGTCCGCGCACGCCGCGCTGCGTTCAGCGACCACGTCCTCGCTCGCGAGCGTCGACGCGATCGCCTCGACCTTCTCGGACGCGACCGAGCACTTCCGGATGGCGTACGGATCGCATCAGCGGGTGGTGGCGCGGGCCGAGCAGGCGGCCGCCGAGGCGGGCGCGATCCGCGACGCGGTGCTGGGCGTCGCGATCGGCGTCGTCGCCGCGTTCAAGGTCGTCCCGATCATCGAGGCGGTGACCGCGCGCAAGCTGCTGGTGGAGACCGGCGGCGAGCTCGCCGAGCTCGGGATCTCGAAGGGGCTGGACGCGGGCGTCGAGGCGGTCGGCGGCGAGCAGGCGAGCCCGCCGTCGCTGACGCCGGAGGCGATGGAGCTCGAGCAGGCTCGCGAGCTGGTCACGCTGTACCGGGACCTCGCGAAGCTGCAGACCGGCCCGGACGCGGCCTCGATCGCCCTGGCGTGCAAGGACGTGATCATCGAGATCGAGCGCTACGAGGATGGGCGCAGCCGCTTCTCGGCGGAGAAGATCGACCGCTTCGTCGCGGCCCTGGCCGAGAAGGAGAAGCAGGCCGGCGAGGTCAAGGAGAAGTCCGCGGCGTTCCAGAAGGAGGTCGCGGCGAAGCTGCGCGAGGTGCGCGGCAAGGGCAAGGTCTCCGGGCCGCGCGACATGCTCGAGGACATCTGGACGCAATGGCTCGCCGACGGCGGCAATCCGCATCATCCGATCATCGCCAAGGAGCTGATCGAGCTCGGCATCCTGTCGGCGGAGGGCGAGTTCGCGGACCTGCAGTACCGCAAGGGCGACGTGCTGGCCGACGACGCCGCGATGGCCTCGACGGTGCGCGCGATGCGCGGCAAGACCGGCGTCGCTCACACCGACCTGGGTCCCGGCGGCAAGGTGGACGTCGAAGGCCAGCTCTGGCAGGCGGTCGCGAGCGCCGAGATCAGGGCGGGGACGCCCGTCCGCGTGAGCGGCGTGTCCCGCCCGGACGAGCGGCTCGCCGGGCACGGCAACTGGGTGGCGAGCCAGACGACGATCACGTTGACCGTCGTGTCCGACGAGGACGAGCGACCAGCCGACGCCGGCTGA
- a CDS encoding phospholipase D-like domain-containing protein, whose amino-acid sequence MPQRERRSRRTEDAVPAPAETARPPAPSAAALLALQAGAGNQAVTRALHRFYEKPGATTSEFPKTAKNKLNPGWVQNERPPLDRILVQEEERWYAWSQGKREWQVTDAPEGPAAEVGGATEGEAEKPPPKKEPAPPRRYPLPEHAPIQALEGNSGMSLSGSKESPVEMPGGALPDAFVEQVFGYLDTSSLLALRIASPWLLEHGSDALRERLHKQTEQHPKGRVGETLSSMSSLGAKPLVEQYRDAVKARPTEKLVVAADKVNVHTINTLTQGFSGAVTVHYNERTDNSGRRDARFNQVQGPYDQGTHGGVINSKMHNKLVVGQGATTNRGEGAEKGDFLLSGSPNLTASAMQANIESAVLIRYPGIARLYKEYIERVKTRTTDDPEFTKALEGFNARDVVGIRAALAPFVDIGKTLNAELQGADQITMRMYLVGSGEKHDTVGTLCDLAEADAEVEVVVDDKEAGRTPYVRQALRRLVASGVKVGGEVGKEKERPGPGEDPRGIMHDKMILAHYPETETSEERWTVMIGSSGLTRNVDQNWNYENLLIIDDRALFDSMMQHHQDAEGHRQEGIAPLDRASPLGRACSLLERHIYDDEGNWYWAWFSDVLADARRERIPSSAIDDAIAELGMTVDRRGRPRIGFGA is encoded by the coding sequence GTGCCTCAGCGCGAGCGACGGTCGCGCCGTACCGAGGACGCCGTTCCGGCGCCCGCGGAGACCGCGCGCCCACCGGCGCCCTCGGCCGCCGCGCTGCTCGCGCTGCAGGCGGGCGCGGGCAACCAGGCCGTCACGCGTGCGCTGCATCGCTTCTACGAGAAGCCGGGCGCCACGACCTCGGAGTTCCCGAAGACGGCCAAGAACAAGCTCAATCCGGGCTGGGTCCAGAACGAGCGTCCACCGCTCGACCGGATCCTCGTCCAGGAGGAGGAGCGCTGGTACGCGTGGAGCCAGGGCAAGCGCGAGTGGCAGGTGACCGACGCGCCGGAAGGCCCCGCCGCCGAGGTCGGGGGCGCGACCGAAGGCGAGGCGGAGAAGCCGCCGCCCAAGAAGGAGCCGGCGCCACCCCGGCGCTACCCGTTGCCGGAGCACGCGCCGATCCAGGCCCTCGAGGGCAACAGCGGGATGTCGCTGTCGGGCAGCAAGGAGTCGCCCGTCGAGATGCCGGGCGGTGCCCTCCCGGACGCGTTCGTGGAGCAGGTGTTCGGCTACCTGGACACCTCGTCGCTGCTCGCGCTGCGGATCGCGAGCCCGTGGCTGCTCGAGCACGGCTCGGACGCCCTGCGCGAGCGCCTGCACAAGCAGACGGAGCAGCACCCCAAGGGACGCGTCGGCGAGACCCTCAGCTCGATGTCGTCGCTCGGCGCCAAGCCGCTCGTGGAGCAGTACCGGGATGCGGTCAAGGCCCGCCCGACGGAGAAGCTCGTGGTCGCCGCCGACAAGGTCAACGTGCACACGATCAACACCCTGACGCAGGGCTTCAGCGGCGCGGTGACGGTCCACTACAACGAGCGCACCGACAACAGCGGCCGTCGCGACGCGCGCTTCAACCAGGTCCAAGGGCCGTACGACCAGGGCACGCACGGCGGCGTCATCAACTCCAAGATGCACAACAAGCTGGTCGTCGGCCAAGGGGCGACGACCAACCGAGGCGAGGGCGCCGAGAAGGGCGACTTCCTGCTGTCCGGCTCGCCCAACCTGACCGCCAGCGCGATGCAGGCCAACATCGAGTCGGCGGTCCTGATCCGCTATCCGGGCATCGCGCGGCTCTACAAGGAGTACATCGAGCGGGTGAAGACCCGCACGACCGACGACCCGGAGTTCACCAAGGCGCTCGAGGGCTTCAACGCGCGCGACGTGGTCGGCATCCGAGCCGCGCTGGCCCCGTTCGTCGACATCGGCAAGACGCTCAACGCCGAGCTGCAGGGCGCGGACCAGATCACGATGCGGATGTACCTCGTCGGCAGCGGCGAGAAGCACGACACGGTCGGCACCCTGTGCGACCTCGCCGAGGCGGACGCCGAGGTGGAGGTGGTCGTCGACGACAAGGAGGCGGGGCGCACGCCGTACGTCCGCCAGGCCCTCCGGCGTCTGGTGGCGTCCGGCGTCAAGGTCGGCGGCGAGGTCGGCAAGGAGAAGGAGCGCCCCGGGCCGGGCGAGGACCCGCGCGGGATCATGCACGACAAGATGATCCTCGCCCACTATCCGGAGACGGAGACGTCGGAGGAGCGCTGGACGGTGATGATCGGCTCCTCCGGGCTCACCCGCAACGTCGACCAGAACTGGAACTACGAGAACCTGCTGATCATCGACGACCGGGCGCTGTTCGACTCGATGATGCAGCACCACCAAGACGCCGAGGGGCATCGTCAGGAGGGCATCGCGCCCCTCGACCGCGCCTCGCCGCTCGGGCGCGCTTGCTCGTTGCTCGAGCGCCACATCTACGACGACGAAGGCAACTGGTACTGGGCGTGGTTCAGCGACGTCCTCGCCGACGCGCGCAGGGAGCGGATCCCGTCCTCGGCGATCGACGACGCGATCGCGGAGCTCGGCATGACCGTCGACCGGCGCGGCCGTCCCCGGATCGGATTCGGGGCTTAG